The following proteins are encoded in a genomic region of Bacillus sp. FJAT-22090:
- a CDS encoding TetR/AcrR family transcriptional regulator: MNKKEIKRRRMWTYFIDATEELIKTEGFQQVTIRNVAEKAGYNSATIYNYFSEFSHLLFFASFKFLKPYLSKVTKEMKKEEDLIQKYVVAWECYSEYSFNNPDIFNAVFLMDLGDNPENLLDRYYELYPSDLLEIPEELHPLLFDRNISSRGRFALSGIVAAGILSEEKAEELNELTNLVWQGMFSNLLNNRAYYSPQEAHERTMKYVKKIINMMVEK, translated from the coding sequence ATGAATAAGAAAGAAATAAAGCGCAGAAGAATGTGGACATATTTTATCGATGCAACGGAAGAACTAATTAAAACAGAAGGGTTTCAACAAGTAACGATACGAAACGTCGCAGAAAAAGCAGGCTATAATAGCGCAACTATTTATAACTATTTCAGCGAATTCTCTCATCTTCTTTTTTTCGCGTCCTTTAAGTTTCTGAAGCCATATTTATCAAAGGTAACAAAAGAGATGAAAAAAGAAGAAGATCTTATTCAGAAGTACGTTGTTGCTTGGGAATGTTATAGTGAATACTCTTTTAATAATCCAGATATTTTCAATGCAGTTTTTCTTATGGACTTAGGGGATAACCCTGAAAATCTACTCGATCGTTATTATGAGCTCTATCCATCTGATTTGTTAGAAATACCTGAAGAACTACATCCATTATTATTTGATAGAAATATCTCTTCCCGTGGACGTTTTGCCTTAAGCGGAATAGTGGCTGCGGGTATCCTAAGTGAAGAAAAAGCAGAAGAATTGAATGAGCTTACTAACTTGGTTTGGCAAGGTATGTTCTCCAACTTACTAAATAATCGAGCTTACTATTCTCCTCAAGAAGCACATGAACGTACGATGAAATATGTAAAAAAAATAATTAATATGATGGTAGAGAAATAG
- a CDS encoding DUF1801 domain-containing protein — translation MSKYEQKTKETDQDVVEFIEKVDSPKKREDAYKLLEIFEETSGYEAKMWGPSIIGFGSYHYKYASGHEGDAPLVGFSPRKAKISLYFATGDTEREEILKRFGKYTTGKSCVYINKVDDIEVDVLKEMITQSIKFLQNLYPNN, via the coding sequence ATGTCTAAGTATGAGCAAAAGACAAAAGAAACAGATCAAGATGTAGTGGAATTTATTGAAAAGGTAGATAGTCCGAAGAAAAGAGAGGACGCATATAAACTATTAGAGATTTTTGAGGAAACGTCCGGCTATGAGGCTAAAATGTGGGGTCCAAGCATTATTGGCTTCGGGTCCTATCATTATAAGTATGCATCTGGTCACGAAGGAGATGCGCCACTTGTCGGTTTCTCTCCAAGAAAGGCGAAAATCAGTTTGTATTTTGCTACGGGTGACACAGAACGTGAGGAAATATTAAAGAGATTTGGAAAGTATACTACCGGTAAATCCTGTGTGTACATTAATAAAGTAGACGATATTGAGGTAGATGTTTTAAAAGAGATGATTACTCAATCTATTAAGTTTTTACAAAATTTGTATCCGAACAATTAA
- a CDS encoding methyl-accepting chemotaxis protein has translation MGILRDLKVTQKLLVLIGIGALASLCIGLTGFNYVKEMAQKSEEVYNQLLKPTQWLGEVRYENARIDSNLLSITLTDDPKDNAQLKASMDKSIENVISQMNKFKEIAQTEREIESINQYDQDVADLTESRDEMINFAMKNENTKAYEIYKSKVSEKRESIDQTLLTLQQYNLEYAEEINKQNQNEIKQAIIMLCVILVASMVISVFVGLIIMKMIVRPTNELKELLSKAEAGDFTVHGSYRSKDELGVLTNSFNQMISGVRGIIQTVAETSQQVAAASEQLTASAEQTSAATHHVANAIEEIATGAEHSTSKLEHNSSELQDVLNGINVIVEGSNKISDLAKDTSKEAEEGNMIVANNLQQMSNIQSSVQKSHEVISSLSHQSNEVGKILDVINDIAAQTNLLALNAAIEAARAGEHGKGFAVVADEVRKLAEQSMSSTKLIAEIITSIQYNSNESVQFMGEVMDNAEEGMQITTETAEKFMQILEKTRNITPEIEEMTSTVQEISRSTQSVSDTAEELAAFAQENASSSEEVAASTEQQLASMEEISSSSKVLAKMAEDLNELVTKFKI, from the coding sequence TAAGGGATTTAAAGGTTACTCAGAAGTTATTAGTGTTAATAGGAATTGGAGCACTAGCATCCTTATGTATTGGCTTAACAGGATTTAATTACGTTAAAGAGATGGCACAAAAATCAGAAGAAGTTTATAACCAATTATTAAAACCTACTCAATGGCTTGGCGAAGTGAGATATGAAAATGCTAGAATTGATAGTAATTTACTGAGCATCACATTAACAGATGATCCTAAAGATAATGCTCAGTTGAAAGCTAGTATGGATAAATCAATTGAAAACGTCATATCACAAATGAACAAATTTAAAGAAATTGCTCAAACAGAACGAGAAATAGAATCTATAAATCAATATGATCAAGATGTAGCAGATTTAACTGAATCAAGGGATGAAATGATTAATTTTGCAATGAAAAATGAAAACACAAAAGCATATGAGATATATAAAAGTAAAGTAAGTGAAAAGAGAGAATCTATCGATCAAACATTGCTGACTCTTCAACAATATAATCTTGAATATGCCGAGGAAATTAATAAACAAAATCAGAATGAAATCAAACAAGCGATAATCATGTTATGTGTAATATTAGTTGCAAGTATGGTTATTTCAGTTTTTGTAGGACTAATTATTATGAAGATGATTGTAAGACCGACAAACGAACTAAAAGAACTTCTTTCTAAAGCTGAGGCTGGAGACTTTACTGTTCATGGTAGTTATCGATCGAAAGATGAGCTTGGAGTATTAACAAATTCCTTTAATCAAATGATTAGTGGGGTAAGAGGAATTATACAGACTGTTGCTGAAACCTCTCAACAAGTTGCTGCAGCTTCCGAGCAGCTTACAGCTAGTGCAGAGCAGACTTCAGCTGCTACACATCACGTTGCTAATGCTATTGAGGAGATTGCTACAGGTGCTGAACACTCAACTAGTAAACTTGAACACAATTCAAGTGAATTACAAGATGTGTTAAATGGAATTAATGTAATAGTAGAAGGATCAAATAAAATTTCTGACCTAGCTAAAGATACATCGAAAGAAGCAGAAGAAGGAAATATGATTGTAGCAAACAATTTACAACAAATGAGTAATATTCAATCTTCTGTTCAGAAATCACATGAGGTAATATCTTCTTTATCCCACCAATCAAATGAAGTGGGCAAGATTCTTGATGTTATAAATGATATTGCAGCTCAGACTAATTTACTTGCTCTTAATGCAGCGATTGAAGCTGCACGTGCGGGTGAACATGGTAAAGGTTTCGCAGTTGTTGCAGATGAAGTAAGAAAGCTTGCTGAACAATCTATGTCATCAACCAAGCTTATAGCTGAAATTATTACTAGCATTCAATATAATTCAAACGAATCCGTACAATTTATGGGAGAAGTAATGGACAATGCTGAAGAAGGAATGCAAATCACTACTGAAACAGCAGAAAAGTTTATGCAAATACTAGAAAAAACAAGAAATATCACTCCTGAAATTGAAGAAATGACGTCTACTGTCCAAGAGATTTCAAGAAGCACACAATCTGTTTCTGATACAGCAGAAGAACTAGCCGCATTTGCTCAGGAAAATGCTTCAAGCTCTGAAGAAGTGGCAGCTTCTACAGAACAGCAATTGGCCTCAATGGAAGAAATCAGTAGTTCTTCTAAAGTGTTAGCTAAAATGGCTGAAGATCTGAATGAATTAGTAACCAAATTTAAAATTTAA
- a CDS encoding DUF4395 domain-containing protein, with protein MKTIPKPLVMANQWTIVVSVFIALITQSAWILFIPLIANLSSLLTGFHPILVIVKRFLSKPANQYIQEDYAQLRFNQWLAVGFLFVASISFLLNWVVLFNIATVMVGLAALIAILGFCIGCFVRFQYQQWQYRRKNSAAH; from the coding sequence ATGAAAACAATCCCAAAACCTCTTGTCATGGCAAATCAATGGACAATTGTTGTGTCTGTTTTTATAGCTCTTATTACACAATCTGCGTGGATTTTATTTATTCCACTAATCGCAAATCTTTCTAGCTTATTAACTGGTTTTCATCCAATATTGGTAATAGTAAAACGTTTTTTATCGAAGCCTGCAAATCAATATATTCAAGAGGATTATGCTCAGTTAAGATTTAACCAATGGTTGGCAGTCGGCTTCTTATTCGTTGCAAGTATAAGTTTTCTATTAAATTGGGTAGTATTATTTAATATTGCTACAGTAATGGTTGGTCTCGCTGCTTTAATAGCAATCCTCGGATTTTGTATTGGGTGTTTCGTTCGTTTCCAATACCAACAATGGCAATATCGCAGAAAAAATTCAGCAGCTCACTAA
- a CDS encoding BCCT family transporter has translation MEKEMEKVKIDSLVFWSSLIVIAIAIVSLVVFKDSAEPLMNSILKGITHQLDWAFQFLTFGLFIMLMWLVFSKYGNVKLGEEAPEFSTFSWGAMLFCAGMGTSIMFWSMMEPIYYYMGPPFGIEPLSNEAANWSVAYGMFHWGISAWCLYAMPTVTIAYSFFVKKNHSLKISTACRGILGKHADGFLGQAIDILVIWSLVGGLGTSLGLGVPMVSTVIGEVFGVQQSMTLSIVIIVIWTVIYCASAYMGLYKGIRKLSDWNVYMALGLAIFVLIAGPTLFILSNFTNSFGIMLQNFAMMSFYTDPINKSGFPQAWTVFYWAWFAATAPFMGLFVARISRGRTIRELITHILLWGSLGSWIYFGVFGGYTINLQLTDKLNVVDVLNNEGGPAAVVAILKTLPLSEIVLPFFIVLGFIFLATSLDSATYILSAIATKKLEGTQEPARWHRMLWGAILAAIAVALLLIGGLNVIQTSSVIVSVPVIIIYLLLATSLIRWLKKDYPNGVIKPLKEEE, from the coding sequence ATGGAAAAGGAAATGGAAAAAGTCAAAATTGATTCATTAGTTTTTTGGTCTTCATTAATTGTAATCGCAATAGCAATAGTCTCGTTAGTTGTTTTTAAAGATTCAGCGGAACCATTAATGAATAGTATTTTAAAAGGAATTACCCATCAACTGGATTGGGCATTTCAATTTTTAACTTTTGGTTTATTCATTATGCTAATGTGGCTTGTTTTTAGTAAATATGGAAATGTAAAACTAGGGGAAGAAGCACCTGAATTCTCGACTTTTAGTTGGGGAGCAATGCTTTTCTGTGCAGGTATGGGTACAAGTATCATGTTTTGGTCAATGATGGAGCCTATCTACTATTATATGGGACCACCATTTGGTATAGAGCCACTAAGCAACGAAGCGGCAAACTGGTCTGTTGCATATGGAATGTTTCATTGGGGGATATCAGCATGGTGTCTATATGCAATGCCCACTGTAACGATCGCTTATTCGTTCTTCGTGAAAAAGAATCATTCTTTAAAAATCAGTACTGCGTGTAGAGGAATATTAGGAAAACATGCAGACGGCTTTCTTGGTCAAGCAATTGACATTTTAGTTATTTGGAGTCTTGTTGGAGGTCTTGGAACTTCACTTGGTCTGGGAGTACCAATGGTTTCTACAGTAATCGGTGAAGTTTTCGGAGTACAACAGTCCATGACATTAAGTATTGTTATTATTGTGATTTGGACAGTGATTTACTGTGCGAGCGCGTATATGGGGTTATATAAAGGAATTCGTAAACTTAGTGATTGGAATGTATACATGGCACTTGGTCTTGCGATATTTGTGTTAATTGCAGGACCAACCCTATTTATCCTTTCCAACTTTACAAATAGCTTTGGAATTATGCTTCAAAACTTTGCAATGATGAGTTTTTATACAGATCCTATTAACAAAAGTGGATTCCCACAAGCTTGGACAGTTTTCTACTGGGCATGGTTTGCAGCTACGGCTCCATTTATGGGACTTTTCGTAGCTCGAATCTCAAGAGGACGTACGATTAGAGAGCTTATTACACATATTTTACTTTGGGGATCACTTGGTAGCTGGATATATTTCGGAGTATTTGGTGGCTACACAATTAACCTTCAATTGACAGATAAATTGAATGTCGTGGATGTATTGAATAACGAAGGAGGTCCAGCTGCAGTTGTCGCAATCTTAAAAACATTGCCTCTAAGTGAGATAGTATTACCTTTCTTTATTGTTCTTGGTTTTATCTTTTTGGCAACTTCCCTCGATTCGGCAACATATATATTATCTGCTATAGCGACGAAAAAGTTGGAAGGAACACAAGAACCGGCACGTTGGCACCGTATGCTTTGGGGGGCAATTTTAGCGGCGATTGCTGTAGCTCTTCTACTGATTGGTGGATTAAATGTTATTCAAACTTCTTCCGTTATTGTATCTGTACCAGTAATAATCATCTATTTGCTACTCGCAACTTCTTTGATTCGTTGGCTAAAAAAGGATTACCCAAATGGAGTGATTAAACCTTTAAAGGAGGAAGAGTAA
- a CDS encoding YebC/PmpR family DNA-binding transcriptional regulator, whose translation MGRKWNNIKEKKASKDANTSRIYAKFGREIYVAARQGEPDPTSNQALKVVLERAKTYSVPKHIIDKAIEKAKGGSEESYDELRYEGFGPSGSMVIVDALTNNVNRTASDVRAAFGKNGGNMGVSGSVAYMFDATAVIGLEGKTADEVLELLMEADVDARDIIEEEDSVIVYAEPDQFHAVQEALREAGVSEFTVAELTMLAQNDISLDADAQAQFEKMIDALEDLEDVQQVYHNVDLGE comes from the coding sequence ATGGGTCGTAAGTGGAACAATATTAAAGAAAAGAAAGCTTCCAAAGATGCTAATACTAGTCGTATTTATGCTAAATTTGGTCGTGAAATATATGTAGCTGCAAGACAAGGTGAACCAGATCCTACTTCTAACCAAGCATTAAAAGTAGTTTTAGAACGTGCAAAAACATACAGTGTGCCTAAGCATATTATTGATAAAGCAATTGAAAAAGCAAAAGGTGGATCTGAAGAGAGCTATGACGAGCTTCGTTATGAAGGCTTTGGTCCAAGTGGTTCAATGGTTATCGTTGACGCTCTAACAAATAACGTGAATCGTACTGCATCTGATGTACGTGCTGCATTTGGGAAAAATGGCGGTAATATGGGTGTGAGTGGTTCGGTTGCTTATATGTTTGATGCAACTGCAGTTATCGGTTTAGAAGGAAAAACAGCTGATGAAGTACTAGAATTATTAATGGAAGCGGACGTAGATGCCCGCGACATTATCGAAGAAGAGGATTCTGTCATTGTTTATGCAGAACCAGATCAATTCCATGCTGTACAAGAAGCATTAAGAGAAGCTGGCGTATCGGAATTTACGGTAGCGGAGTTAACAATGCTTGCTCAAAACGACATCTCCTTAGATGCTGATGCACAAGCTCAATTTGAAAAAATGATTGATGCTTTGGAAGATCTAGAAGACGTGCAGCAAGTTTACCATAACGTAGACTTAGGAGAATAA
- a CDS encoding DUF2179 domain-containing protein: protein MDVDSIILLIVIINVTYMTLTTLRLILVIKGYRGVASFLSMAEVFVYLMGLTMVLDNLDKPLNILAYCIGWGLGVYLGSIIENRLALGYIVFEVIVDSLEIELPAQIRAKGYGVTSWVADGKDGKRLCMKVLAKRKNELKLKNYIMSLSPKAFIISYEPSRFNGGFLVKLTE, encoded by the coding sequence ATAGATGTGGATTCAATAATATTGCTAATTGTTATTATTAATGTAACCTACATGACACTAACAACCTTACGATTAATTTTAGTAATTAAAGGCTACAGAGGTGTAGCGTCATTTTTATCCATGGCAGAAGTGTTTGTTTATTTAATGGGTTTGACGATGGTATTAGATAATTTAGATAAACCTTTAAATATATTAGCGTATTGTATTGGATGGGGACTCGGGGTTTATTTAGGTAGTATTATTGAAAATCGATTAGCACTAGGTTATATTGTGTTCGAAGTAATTGTAGATTCGTTAGAAATTGAATTGCCTGCTCAAATTCGTGCAAAAGGATATGGAGTAACTTCCTGGGTTGCGGATGGTAAAGATGGCAAACGGCTTTGTATGAAAGTCTTAGCAAAACGTAAAAATGAACTGAAGTTAAAAAATTATATTATGTCTTTATCTCCAAAGGCATTTATCATTTCATATGAACCCTCTAGATTTAATGGAGGGTTCTTAGTTAAGTTAACTGAATAA
- a CDS encoding CocE/NonD family hydrolase produces MVFNVRESTRTIKREFPFEVEVTDNIWIPMSDGTRLSAKLWIPKAALTNPVPVILEYIPYRKNEFTALRDSIRHPYFAGHGYACVRVDMRGSGDSEGILYDEYLKQEQDDALEILNWIEEQEWSTGSVGMIGKSWGGFNGLQVAARQHPALKTIITLCSTDDRYADDVHYKGGALLASDMLWWASTMLVYNARPADPKHVGEGWRENWLERLEKTPPFVEEWMRHQRRDAFWKHGSVCENYEDIEIPVYAVGGWADGYTNAVFRLMENLKGPKKGLIGPWAHEYPEVAVPGPQIGFLQECLRWWDQWLKEEETGIMDEPAFRVYLQDAVPPKTDYYTRPGEWIVEEGWRTDNVKDKILYFGNQDLAFEPKSGLERLKTHQQHGLYAGVFCPFGQEGDMASDQGIENGLSNTFTSEEITEEVAILGFPKVQLKLTCDKKQANIAVRLSDLSPEGTSKLITWGQLNLTHRNSNEFPEDVPLNEAFIVSIELDAIGYKIPKGHKIQVSISPTNWPHAWPSAEEAIIQVIKDEDSKLLLPVYTKPAQEQEIRPFEHPETAEVMEREILREAGRTREIRHNTITNEWILDDFSDEGCRRIPYNGMEYGSENRNVYKIVEGDPLSAYVQCDWVLTVGREKWQTRLESTSTMKSDETKFYITNHLKAFEGEKMVYDKLKTFEVERDFV; encoded by the coding sequence ATGGTTTTCAATGTTCGTGAAAGCACAAGAACGATTAAAAGAGAATTTCCGTTTGAAGTAGAAGTGACAGATAATATATGGATTCCGATGTCAGATGGGACTCGGCTATCTGCTAAGCTTTGGATTCCTAAAGCTGCATTGACTAACCCAGTACCAGTCATTTTAGAATATATACCTTATAGGAAGAATGAATTTACTGCTTTACGTGACTCCATTCGTCATCCTTATTTTGCAGGACATGGCTATGCATGTGTGCGAGTTGACATGAGAGGATCAGGGGATTCTGAAGGGATATTATATGATGAATACTTAAAACAAGAGCAGGATGATGCTTTAGAAATTCTGAATTGGATTGAAGAGCAGGAATGGTCAACTGGTTCAGTAGGAATGATTGGAAAGTCATGGGGTGGTTTCAACGGCTTACAAGTAGCTGCTAGACAACACCCGGCCTTGAAGACAATTATTACATTGTGTTCAACAGATGATCGTTATGCAGATGATGTTCATTATAAGGGAGGAGCTTTACTCGCTTCAGATATGCTATGGTGGGCCTCTACTATGCTCGTGTATAACGCACGACCTGCTGATCCGAAACATGTAGGGGAAGGCTGGAGAGAAAATTGGCTAGAACGATTAGAAAAAACTCCACCATTTGTGGAGGAATGGATGCGTCATCAACGTAGGGATGCATTTTGGAAGCATGGCTCAGTGTGTGAAAACTATGAGGATATTGAAATACCAGTCTATGCTGTAGGAGGCTGGGCAGATGGCTATACAAATGCTGTTTTTCGCTTAATGGAGAACTTAAAAGGTCCTAAGAAAGGTTTGATTGGACCATGGGCACATGAATATCCTGAAGTAGCGGTCCCAGGACCTCAAATTGGTTTTTTACAAGAATGTTTACGATGGTGGGATCAGTGGCTAAAAGAGGAAGAAACAGGAATTATGGACGAACCTGCTTTCCGAGTATATTTGCAAGATGCGGTTCCTCCCAAAACTGACTATTATACTAGACCTGGTGAGTGGATAGTAGAAGAAGGTTGGAGAACGGACAATGTGAAAGATAAAATCTTATATTTTGGTAATCAAGATTTAGCCTTTGAACCGAAAAGTGGATTAGAGCGTTTGAAAACACATCAACAGCATGGTCTTTATGCAGGGGTATTTTGTCCATTTGGTCAAGAAGGGGATATGGCGTCCGATCAAGGAATTGAGAATGGTTTGTCTAATACTTTTACAAGTGAGGAAATAACAGAAGAAGTAGCTATTTTAGGCTTTCCAAAAGTTCAGTTAAAACTAACATGCGATAAAAAACAAGCAAATATCGCTGTACGCTTAAGTGACTTGTCGCCTGAAGGAACATCAAAACTAATTACATGGGGACAATTAAATTTAACACATCGAAATAGTAACGAATTTCCGGAAGACGTGCCGTTAAATGAAGCGTTTATAGTGTCAATTGAGCTCGATGCAATTGGATATAAGATTCCAAAGGGACACAAGATTCAAGTATCTATTTCTCCAACTAATTGGCCACATGCTTGGCCTTCAGCGGAGGAAGCAATCATTCAAGTAATAAAAGATGAAGATTCAAAACTATTGTTACCAGTTTATACAAAGCCAGCACAGGAACAAGAAATTAGACCTTTTGAGCATCCCGAAACGGCGGAAGTGATGGAACGAGAGATCTTAAGAGAAGCTGGAAGAACGAGAGAAATTAGACATAATACGATTACAAATGAATGGATCCTAGATGATTTTTCCGATGAAGGATGCAGACGCATTCCGTATAACGGGATGGAATATGGAAGCGAAAATCGTAATGTTTATAAAATAGTCGAGGGAGATCCTCTATCAGCGTATGTTCAATGTGACTGGGTATTAACGGTAGGAAGAGAAAAATGGCAAACCCGACTAGAGTCAACGAGTACCATGAAATCGGATGAAACAAAGTTTTATATTACGAATCATCTGAAAGCTTTTGAAGGAGAAAAAATGGTGTATGATAAATTGAAAACCTTTGAGGTTGAGCGAGATTTTGTATAG
- a CDS encoding NUDIX hydrolase — translation MANEYPKHIIAVSAYVTNENGEALLVKTHWRSDTWEAPGGQVEVGEPLDVALSREIFEETGIIVRPLGVTGVYYNVTKHILSVVFKAAYISGEMKIQPEEIKEAQFIRLTEDNIANYITRPHMRSRTLDAMRSVHFIPYETWDVDSYNMLGRLE, via the coding sequence TTGGCTAACGAATATCCAAAGCATATTATTGCGGTGTCTGCATATGTTACAAATGAAAATGGAGAAGCATTATTAGTTAAAACACATTGGCGTTCAGATACATGGGAAGCTCCTGGAGGTCAGGTAGAAGTGGGAGAACCATTAGATGTTGCACTGAGTAGAGAAATCTTTGAAGAGACTGGTATTATAGTGCGTCCATTAGGTGTAACTGGTGTCTATTACAATGTAACAAAGCATATACTGTCCGTCGTTTTTAAAGCAGCTTATATTAGTGGGGAAATGAAAATCCAACCGGAAGAAATAAAAGAAGCACAGTTTATTAGGCTAACGGAAGATAATATTGCCAACTATATTACACGACCGCATATGAGATCTAGAACATTAGATGCTATGAGATCTGTTCATTTCATTCCTTATGAAACATGGGATGTAGATTCTTACAATATGCTCGGTAGATTGGAATAG
- the abc-f gene encoding ribosomal protection-like ABC-F family protein, producing the protein MTLHGKLDDIGIIFGDKIVLQNVKADIISGSVIGIVGGNGEGKSSLLSLLSKESAPTKGQIEWFGAPPTISYFKQEDEQFNKTDYADDEWIYFSKWSVPKGRSYTHLSGGEKMKRRLARVFAEKSQVLLLDEPTNHLDQDSLSFLKKQINAYQGTIILVSHDRYFLDEVADCIWEVENKKLTVYTGNYSSYRQKKEENRLTQQRLYDAQQSKIQQVEKQISELKNWSSKAHEESTKHEFNKEYYRVKAKKMDVQIRSKKKRLELELSKNTIDKPEEGKEVLFSIEGNKKKGKRVVEAKNITKSFEDNLLFQNASFTIQSQERIGILGPNGSGKSTFFRMLLGEESSEGELWKSEAMNIGYLRQTVFDLPEEKTPFEFFGPTDYEIRGKIQTLMMNLGFSKDHWSRPISTMSMGERVKLKLMEFILDQKDVLLLDEPTNHLDLPSREQLEKTLSTYPGTILLVTHDRYFLDKLSNKLLIFENKTIKKIDMSYNEWINKNNESNLEKELLKLETERQAVLGALSYIQKSDPKYNELDQKFLELTKQINELKGK; encoded by the coding sequence ATGACACTACATGGCAAGTTAGACGATATAGGTATTATTTTTGGCGATAAGATAGTTTTACAAAATGTGAAGGCGGATATTATTTCCGGGTCTGTGATTGGTATTGTAGGTGGAAATGGAGAAGGTAAGTCTTCTCTACTCTCTTTACTTTCAAAAGAGTCTGCCCCAACAAAAGGACAAATCGAGTGGTTTGGAGCCCCACCAACTATCAGTTACTTTAAACAGGAAGATGAACAATTTAACAAAACGGATTACGCTGATGATGAATGGATATACTTCAGTAAATGGTCTGTTCCTAAAGGTCGTAGTTACACCCATTTGAGTGGTGGAGAAAAAATGAAGAGAAGATTAGCACGCGTATTTGCTGAGAAGTCTCAAGTCCTATTACTAGATGAACCTACTAATCATTTAGATCAAGATAGCTTGTCTTTCCTAAAAAAGCAGATAAACGCTTACCAAGGAACAATTATTTTAGTATCGCACGACCGATACTTTTTGGATGAGGTAGCTGATTGTATTTGGGAAGTTGAAAATAAAAAATTGACGGTCTATACAGGGAACTACTCTTCTTATCGACAAAAGAAGGAAGAAAACAGATTAACCCAACAAAGACTTTATGATGCCCAGCAATCTAAAATACAGCAAGTAGAGAAACAAATATCCGAGCTAAAAAACTGGTCTTCCAAAGCACATGAAGAATCAACAAAACATGAATTTAATAAAGAATATTACCGTGTCAAAGCTAAGAAAATGGATGTTCAAATTCGTTCTAAAAAGAAACGGTTAGAACTAGAACTTTCTAAAAACACTATAGATAAACCAGAAGAAGGAAAAGAAGTGCTCTTCTCTATTGAAGGGAACAAGAAAAAAGGGAAACGTGTTGTAGAAGCCAAAAATATAACAAAGAGTTTCGAGGACAATCTTTTATTTCAGAATGCCTCTTTTACTATACAATCTCAAGAGCGGATTGGTATTCTTGGTCCTAACGGAAGTGGAAAATCGACATTTTTCCGCATGTTACTGGGGGAAGAATCGAGCGAAGGAGAACTATGGAAATCAGAAGCGATGAATATAGGCTATTTACGTCAAACCGTATTTGATCTACCAGAAGAAAAAACACCCTTCGAATTTTTTGGTCCTACAGATTATGAGATTAGAGGTAAAATACAAACACTTATGATGAACCTCGGATTTTCAAAGGATCACTGGTCTCGCCCTATTTCAACAATGAGTATGGGTGAGCGAGTAAAATTAAAACTCATGGAATTCATACTAGACCAAAAGGATGTCTTACTATTAGATGAGCCAACCAACCATTTAGATCTCCCATCTAGAGAGCAATTAGAAAAAACGCTTTCCACCTATCCTGGTACCATTTTATTAGTTACACACGATCGTTACTTTTTAGATAAACTATCAAACAAACTGCTCATTTTTGAAAATAAAACAATAAAAAAAATAGACATGAGCTACAATGAATGGATAAATAAAAACAATGAATCCAATCTTGAAAAAGAATTATTAAAACTTGAAACAGAACGGCAGGCAGTGTTGGGAGCACTTAGTTATATACAAAAAAGCGATCCAAAATACAACGAGTTAGACCAAAAGTTTTTAGAACTAACAAAGCAAATTAACGAATTAAAAGGAAAATAA